AACACAAGTAGGGAAGTTGAGGGGATTATTCTGAGCATTGTTAGGGTAAGATCTTCATCctcatatgaaaaatacttgATAGATCTCGTTTCAAAGCTTTTTCTGGAATTTTGGATGGAGTTAGAAGCAGGGTTCGTAGTTGAAAATCAAGTTACTGTCCAAAGTAGGCAATGAGATATTACTAAAGGCAATGATTCAAGCATTGCCCACCTACTACATGTGTGTGTTTAAACTCCCGAAATCCCTTCTATATAAAATTAACCAAGTGATGATGCAGTTTTGGTAGAGCCAACAGTAGAATCAAAGGAAGATTTACTGGGTTTCTTAGAGCCAAAAGGGAAAGGCCAAGTCAGTAGGAAGTTTGGTATTTAGGGATTTGGAGAGTTTCAACCTGGCACCACTTATAAAACAAGATTGGAGGTTTTTGCAGAACCTAGAGGCTTTGGCtaattaagttttcaaacttAAATATTTTCCGATAACCTCATTTTTGGAAGCTAAGTTGCGTGCTAATCCATCTTTTATCTAGAAAAGTTTATTTGTAGTAAAGAATCTGGTGGAAGAGAGATCTCTATGGAGGATTAGGAATGGTGATCAAGTGAGGATATGAAAGGTTCATTGGATCCCGCAGCCTTCTTTCAAAGTCCAAAATATGCCTGTTGCCTTAGACTTTAATGCAAGGGTAAGTGCACTCATTGACTCAGATACAAGAAGCTAGAATGTTCCTTTGCTCAGAGACTATTTTTCAAGTAGGAAAGTGGAGTTGATTcaacaaatgcatgccaattgTTCAAGCTATTCAGAAAAGTTAGTGTGGAGATGTAACTTGAATGATCTTTTTACAGCGAAAAGTGCCTATCATTTACAAAAGGAGATgattgagagagggagaggtcaAGGCTCAAATTTCTAACTCAAATAAGCAAGTCTGGTTTCTACTTTGGAAGCTAAATGTTCCTAATGCTACTAAAACTTTCATATGGAGAGCTATTTTAGAGTCTTTGTCAATAAACTCAAATCTTTTTAAGAGGGTTGTGGATTCAACTTTATATTCCCTATGTCAGTTAGAGGAAGAGACAAGTATTTATGCAACATGGGAATGTCTTGTTGCAAAAGATGTATGGCACATGGGCACAAAAAAGCTTTAGAAATCTATTTTTTTGCAGTCAGTTTTCTAAAATGGTTTGCAACTATCATTGATTTGTTTGAGCAGGAGCTAGTGGAGGAGATTGTAACAACAACTTAGAAGATATGGCAAAGAAGAAACACTTATCTTTTCAAAGGAGCCTTTACCCATTCAACAGAAGTCATGCTTTAAGCAAAGCAGTCAACCATTGAATTTTACGATGCCAATAAGAAAGAGAGCATGAATGAGGCAGTTTCAAATTCCATCATTGATAGCTAGGAACCTCCCCTTGTTGGGATCTATAAAGTAAGCGGAGATGCAGCTTTGAGTAGGAATGCTAACAAAGGTGGGCATTGAGATTATTGTAAGAGATAATGAAAGACATGTCATTGCTACAAAAAGGATGCAGGTACGTTATGTTCAAGATCCTCACTTGGCTGAATCCTATGGACTTTTCAAGCAGTTAAATTTACTTTAGAGGTTGGAATCAGAAAGATCATTCTGGAAGGTGATGTCTTAaatgttattaaaaatattaatcaaaGTTTGGATTCTTGTCACTACTTGAGAGCTATTACTTGGGACAAAATCTATTCTTGCATAGTTTGATTATTGGGAAGCTATTCATATTAGAAAGTGGTCAAATGTTGCTGCAGATGCACTAGCTAAAAATGCATTAGGAATATCTGAGGATATTATTGATATAGAAAGTTATCCCTCTTGTATTATTTCcctcatttgaaaaaattaatcaataaagagcatttattctttttaaaaaaaaaagggataatATCACACATTTGatagtaatttaaatattactttGGTTAcgtatatcatatataaatataatctcaattaagaaagttttattttttgatacaGTAGTCACCAGCTGGCAACGTATGATATAAGCctcaatttatgatttttttccttaCGAAGAAAtacttcttttcttattttgatcgtgattttagttttgattttggtCAAGTTTATGACAGGTACGTGTACGTTTTAATTCGTGTTTTGAttacatgcaataattggaatttgcgaattttgttttatttttacaaaatttgcaTGTCTATGTTTCgacttttcttcaaaattatatataataaataataccaAATATAGTTGTGTAGTACACAAATATTTTTCCgtaatcttttcaaaaaaataaaaactaataggattgatccattattaaaaaattaattttttcatatgagtcttatatttgttcatatttttcaaaaagattatacGATACTTACATATTTCACGAccgcaaatatcatttcttatatataatcatagcTTTGTGGGCTTAGCTCTTCaatacttttaatttcaatatgataagagttgttttctatatataaacctaaaattcctttaaatttttattggaACTTGACATGGCTGCATTAAAATCTAATGGGTCAAAGCGTACCACCTACTATGGGATTCATTATGGTTATAAAAAAGAGTTAGAACACtaattatttttccacaaaaTTGCAGCACCTATTTTGATAGTgagaaaatttaattataagtataactgtgtattaatatatacatcaatctaatatgattggttaataagtaaattttattaaacaaaatattaatttgaattttaaatatgagtgaatcagtattagtatgcagattaatacgagactttatttgtatgtaacaaaacctAGAGCGATATTTTCCTAACAATATTCTATGAATTATGTTCATCATAGGAAATTTCACCCAAATTGCACCACACTTTTGCAATATTACCGTAGAAGAGGCAATAACGGTAATATTTGTTTAGGTTTATTCTTAGGAATATTGTAACTAAATTCATGTTGAAAATAATTAGGAATCAGATCATGGGATTTTTGGTAACGATATTCCCATATCTGATTTATTTCTAAGCATCCCACTTGAAGTAGTATTCTACATTAATTTAtgctttctaaataaaaatctctTAATTATAtactcaaaaattttatgtgcagtcattttggACTAATCTTTACGTACTCTATTAATGTAATTggttgtgttatttttttttaatattaaataactgctttagtcaatcacatcagtggaATGTAcaagaaatatacaaaaatgattgtatgtaaCAGAACTCTTATATAATTTCTCTCTTCCAATTTTTTAGaagtcaaaattcaaacaagaaAAAAGGTAAGTTAAAAATTAGTCATAACAAAATTACAAACGAAATCTGgatatgattttcttttttaatttttttactgaaATGCAGCCCAACAGATAATATTTCACCTGATAAGGTGGGAATGCATGGGATTGTTCTCATTGCAGTTATGGAAGAAGTAGATGGCATAGAGATTTTCTCCCAAGTATATAGAACAACTAGGAATGGGTCTGATCAATATTCGTTCCCCAATATAGCTCCCAGAATCATGTGGAATCTTGCTGTTCCAAGTAAAACTAGCAGCTTTGGTTCTTATTCTTTCTAATCCGTTACCATATGGATCTTTTCCGGCGCTGGACTCTACCTCTCACATtctgtttttttcatttataatcGGACGACCATTTTCTTTGACCATCTCGTATATATAAAGGAGATAGAGCTCATCACTCTAGCTACTCCTCGTTTCCTAATTTCCTCTATGATATGATCCTAACAGAGCAAAGCAAAATGTGGTCTTCAAAGCTTTCAGCTTTCTTCCTtctgtttatcatttttcctaCGTTCCAAACACCTGCTTTTGCAGTAGAAAATGTAAGCATTATGTGTCTCAAACTCAAGGATTTGAATCACTTTTACCTCTCTGCACCTTCAAGTTCTCTTTTCCGCTTTATCGATTGCATGATCATAAAACTAACTAAcctcttttcttcttgtttgtAATGGAATAGTCTTATATAGTGTACTTGGGGTCCCATGCACACGGCCCTGAAGTTTCCGAAGCTGATCTTGATCGGGTGACTGATTATCATTATGAATTCCTAGGAACATTCGTGGGAAGGTATGCAACTTGGTATCTTATATgtcaatgattttctttttctttttcttttcaactcTAGGGTTGACTCGAGTAGTAAAAGTTTTGGTCTAGAGGTACGTGCGCTCTCAAGTCTAATGCTCAAATCCTTGGATACATGCATATTTTAAGGATAATGTACATACAGTATGATTTTACTTACAGTAAAATCAAGCCCGAGGTTTAGTAGAATAAAAAGACATGTTACGTTTGCATGATGTTTTTGATTCAATgtcataaaaaagaaatgattttttgttACGAAtgtttcattattttaaaagaaattatttagcAACCaagaaatttcacaaaaataaatttacaaattgatttggtttgatattatacgttaaattgtaaaactatttttattgtaaagtaaatatgaaaccatgtcaatttataggtttacttttatgtaatctttttttaGCGATAtcacttcttctttttaatatattataaagtgtAAATCCATTGATTCGCTTCCATGCAGTAAAGAGAGGGCCAAGAACGCAGTTATCTACTCATTTAACAGATATATCAACGGTTTTGTTGCCATccttgaggaggaagaggcagcTGAAATCGCGAGTAAGATTACAGAACATATTTATGTTCCTCATTCTTTAAATTTGTTTAGAAAAAAGTCATGTTAGTCAGTCAGGACTCAGGTATATATCAACTGGCATTAATTGCAGAGCACCCAAAAGTTGTGTCAGTTTTCTTAAACCAAGCAAGAAAACTACACACAACTCATTCGTGGGAATTTATGTTACTGGACAAACAAGTTCGTACAGGTTTTTACCAGAATTCCTTGTGGAATGAGGCCAGATTTGGTGAAGACACAATCATTGGAAATCTTGACACTGGTAATTAATCTATCTTTCGAGCTTTGTActagtttttcttcttctgtgTATGCTCATGTAAAGAGTCTGACTGAGTGGTGTGTTATTCTAGGTGTTTGGCCTAAATTAGAGAGCTTCAGCGACCGAGGTTTTGGACCCGTCCCATCAAGGTGGAAAGGAATCTGTCAAAACGATACCAATGGTGGAGTCCCCTGCAATAGGTGTGCTCTATTTTAACGATCCAGTCTATGTTTCCCCATACTTCCACTTTCTTACTTTTATATGTTGGGATGGCCACAAAGTTCACGAGCAGATACAACTACTGCTCTGCTTCTATGCAAATTCTCTTCAGCTAtaaaatttccttgttttggggTGTGTGAGAAAATGCAGGAAGCTAATTGGGGCGAGATACTTCAACAAAGGCTACGCTGCCAATAATGGGCCAATCAACTCTTCTATGGAAAGTGCACTTGATCAGGAAGGTCATGGTACTCACACGCTCTCAACAGCAGGAGGGAATTTTGTCCCCGGTGCAAATGTTCTTGGTGTGGGCAATGGAACTGCTAGAGGTGGCTCCCCAAGAGCGCGGGTTGCTGCCTACAAGGTTTGCTGGGAACCAGTCAATGGTAGCCAATGCTTTGATGCAGATATAATGGCGGCCTTTGAAATGGCCATAAATGATGGTGTTGATGTGCTTTCTTTGTCACTCGGTGGCCCTCCGAGTAATTACTTCAACGATGGTCTGTCCATTGGGGCATTCCATGCTGTTAAAAAAGGTGTTGTTGTAGTATGCTCGGCTGGAAATGATGGACCGACTGCTGGAACTGTCACCAATGTTTCACCTTGGATGATAACTGTGGGAGCAAGCACAATGGACCGAGAGTTCCAAACTTTTGTTGAACTGCAGAATGGGCTGAGACTCAAGGTCATCTTTCTATGCGCCATGCTTTCTGTTCTTTTTCTTGTGAAGATATTGCTTACTCTTACGTTTTTCCATATTCTTTATGACTTTCTGTACTCCTTTAATACTACAGGGTTCAAGCCTGTCTAAAGCTTTGCCGGAAGAACGATTCTACTCACTTATTAATGGGGCACAGGCTAAGGCTGCTAATGCATCTGCAGAAGATGCGTAAGAACAAATTGTTTCACAGCTCTCCTCCTTATATTTCGACTAAAAGCTTCAAATTGAAGTATTTTTGCTGTGTTTGTGCTATACAGTATGCTCTGTTTGGACGGAACTCTGGATCCTGCAAAGGCGA
This sequence is a window from Carya illinoinensis cultivar Pawnee chromosome 9, C.illinoinensisPawnee_v1, whole genome shotgun sequence. Protein-coding genes within it:
- the LOC122276686 gene encoding subtilisin-like protease SBT5.4, whose translation is MILTEQSKMWSSKLSAFFLLFIIFPTFQTPAFAVENSYIVYLGSHAHGPEVSEADLDRVTDYHYEFLGTFVGSKERAKNAVIYSFNRYINGFVAILEEEEAAEIAKHPKVVSVFLNQARKLHTTHSWEFMLLDKQVRTGFYQNSLWNEARFGEDTIIGNLDTGVWPKLESFSDRGFGPVPSRWKGICQNDTNGGVPCNRKLIGARYFNKGYAANNGPINSSMESALDQEGHGTHTLSTAGGNFVPGANVLGVGNGTARGGSPRARVAAYKVCWEPVNGSQCFDADIMAAFEMAINDGVDVLSLSLGGPPSNYFNDGLSIGAFHAVKKGVVVVCSAGNDGPTAGTVTNVSPWMITVGASTMDREFQTFVELQNGLRLKGSSLSKALPEERFYSLINGAQAKAANASAEDAMLCLDGTLDPAKAKGKILACLRGKTARVDKGLQASLAGAVGMILCNDAASGNEIIADPHVLPASHINYKDGLAVFAYINSTKDPLGLITPPKAQIGTKPAPFMAAFSSQGPNLVTPEILKPDITAPGVDIIAGFTGATSPSNLPSDNRRVAFNTMSGTSMSCPHVSGIAGLLKTLHPDWSPAAIRSAIMTTARTRDNTVHPVLNGSFVKATPFSYGAGHIRPNRAMDPGLVYDLTVNDYLDFLCALGYNQTEVELFSEAPCKCRKSASLLHFNNPSIAVPKLSGTVRVTRRLKNVGSPGTYSARVRKPAGISIRVKPKTLKFKKVGEEKRFKLTLKLEKPGVAKGYVFGGLIWSDGKHYVRSPIVVAAAAAY